From the Paraflavitalea soli genome, the window TTTCCACCCCTTGCCGGTAATTAATCGATCCATCCAGCTTATTGTGCACGATCATGAGTGGTGTAGTAATGTTGTTGGCGTTCAATACCGGAGAATTTTGCTGGTACACCTGCTGCGCTTCCCAAGGGGTCTTTCCTATCCTGGCCTGCGGGTGATCCTGCTTGTGTTGTTTTTCCGGCGCGCCAGCCACCTGTACACCACCTGTTACCAGCCCCAGGTAGCTGCTGATCAGATCAGAAGTAGCCCCCACAGTAGCAGCGGCAGCAAATAGGCCGGTACGGGTGATCAGGTTATAAACTTCCAGTCCGCCAAAACTATGTCCCTGTATGCCCATCCGCTTCCCGTCTATATACGGAAGCGTTGCCAGCCATTGCGCTGCTGATACTACTGTATTGTAAGCCGCATCCTCTACTGCCAGCACGCTGTCTGTGCCCGGTATACTAAACCGGATGTCGGGTGTAAAGACCAGGTAGCCCCGGCTTACAAACCAGGGTATATTGATATTATCAGTGGTGAGGCCAGGCATGGGAAACTGGTAGCAACGCTGCGCATATCTTTCGTAAAAGTTAAACAACACCGGGTATTGCAGCTTTGGGTCAAAATTATCGGGCTTGTACAAGACGCCGCTTCCTGTGGCGCCATTAAACATGGTCCAGGTCACTAATTCGGTATGCAACCAGTTATAAGCACGTTGAGGAGCCAGTTGGGTCAAGGGCGTGAAAGATCGCAAGTCCTTACTCACATACAAGTTCGGGTATTCCGTGGCGCTTTCCCGCCACACGATCCAGCGTTTGTGCTTACCAGTTCCGCCCTGCAAAGGCCGCATACCAATGCTGAAAGATTGTTTCATGATGGTAGTTTGGTAATAAGTATAGGACCCTATGATCAGCACTTCAGGTTCTCCGGGGACATCGGGTAGCATTTGAAAAAAGCCATTATACTTCGTATTGACATCGAATCCTGATAAGAGCAATTCTTCCTTCTCTTCAAAAGGCAACTGGTTTTCATCCACCAGCCTTAGTTTGATACCATGACTGCGCCCATAACCACCTGTCAGATTCACCGGTAGCCTGGCCCCTGCAGGATCTACCTGCCATATATCATAACAATCATACAACCATACAGCAGTATCTCCCACCAGCCAACCAGCTATACCGGCTGGTACCGGCTCGGTGAGCTCATCTACATCGTCCAGTACATTTACGGGAATATTGGATGTGATATTTCTTGATATGCCTGTATTAGGATCAAGGCTATAATAATGCTTCGCGGCCCGATCCCAGTAATAGATCCATCGCCCTGCCGGCGAATAAAAAAATTGTATACCCGTTGCAGGCACCATCACCTCCCGCCTGGAGCCATCTTTTGTAGAGACCAGCCAGGCACTTGCCGGGTTGGCATGGGGCCACCAGGAAGCTATGTCTGGGTTACGCGTACCACCTTTCAGCAAGAGCTGGTAGGTACACCGGCTATCAAACAATAAGTGCTCATCCCATTCCTTTTCTAATAGGTATGCCTGCCCGCTGTCAACATCCATTACAGCGATATAAGTCCTACAGGAGTCTATAACTTTCTGCTGTGCCGGATAAATGATTTCATCCCGGTAGCTCCAGATATCAACCGGTACCACACCGGTATCTCGCTTCAACAAGGCCAAAGGCTGCCGCACCTGGAAAAATAAACGACATCCATCTTCACTAAAACCAATCATTTCTCCCACGTTGGCCCCCTTCAGGTACTTGAATGCCGCTGTGCGTATTTTTCGCTGAATAGCACTATCGCCTGCCAATAAATCTATCCAAGGTCGCTTCTCTTGTGTTCCGTCGGTCAGCTGCTCCGCAGAATCCAATACCCTCGATCGATCTTTTCCCAGTTCCTGTTGCCATACCGTGTCACCATCCTTCCACAACAGGAGCTTATCCTGTGCATCAAAAAACAGGATCGCCGGTTTGCGCACCTGCATGGTCTTCTTCCAGGAGCCTCGCAAATCCTGTATAGTCAGGCTATGCAGGCCTGGTTGCACCTGGTAAATAATATACGCTACATAATGTCCACTCTTACTGATCACAACATTATTCTCATACGGAAGCAGGTAAGGCCAGGTATACAGCATAGCTGTATCGATCTGCGGCTTTTGCTGTGCAGCTACTGCTTGCAGAAAAAATAAGGCTGATAATAAAGTGATTGCTTTTTTCATCGTGACATGATACACCAAACTTACCTACTGAAAATGATGACTGTTTCCAGGAGCAAAAATACTCCCACTCGCAGCAACCATCATTCCATTCTCATCACCCCACCAAAGTACATTGCATACAGATAGGCCGGTTTTACTACCGGCAGTACATCATAACCCCTGACACACAACTACCAACAACATTCGAATTCATTACCGGCATTCGTACCATTAACGATTGATTTACTCACGCAACCGCCACGTGGTATACGTAGTTCGTATAGGCACGCGGGTGGGTCATACACACCTCATCCTTATGCAAAAAAAAGCGATTATCATCGGCGCCGGGCCGGCAGGACTTACCGCCGCTTACGAACTCCTCACACGTACAGACATCATCCCTGTCATCCTGGAAAAAAGCGGCGATATTGGCGGCATTTCCAAAACCGTCAATTACAAAGGCAACCGCATGGACATTGGCGGCCACCGCTTCTTTTCGAAAAGTGACCGGGTCATGAAATGGTGGCTCAGCATCCTGCCATTGGAAGCCAGTGCCGACAAAAGCATCACCCTCAAATACCAAAACCAGGAGGCCAGTTTTACCCCTTCAGCAACCGATGTAGAGACCGGTGAAGATCCTGATAAAGTCATGCTGGTGCGCAAGCGGCTATCCCGCATTTATTTCCTGCGCAAATTCTTCACTTATCCCATTTCCCTGTCTATCGATACTTTGCGCAAGCTGGGCCTGGGCCGCACGCTCGCCATTCTCTTTTCCTACCTGCGGGCGCAGTTATTGCCCCGCAAGCCAGAGAAGAACCTCGAAGATTTTATGGTCAATCGTTTCGGCCAGGTATTGTATAAGATGTTCTTCCGCGATTATACCGAGAAGGTATGGGGGGTACCGTGTAACGAAATCTCTGCCGAGTGGGGCGCCCAGCGCATCAAAGGGGTCAGCATCAGCAAAGCCATTGCGCATGCCGTAAAAGAGATCACCCGCAAGAAGAACAAATCATCCGGCGACCTGGCCCAGAAAGATACCGAGACCAGCCTGATTGAACAGTTTCTCTATCCCAAGTTGGGACCAGGTCAGCTCTGGGAAGAAGTAGCAAGACAGGTAGAAGCCATGGGCGGCATCATCCATATGCACCAGGACGTAAAAGATATTCATGTTACGGATAACCAGGTGACCGCAGTCGTAGCCAGCAATAGCCAAACCGGCGAATCCCTTTATCTGGAAGGAGATTATTTCTTCAGTACCATGCCCATCAAAGACCTGGTAGCGGGTATGCAGGGGCCGGTGCCCAACAATGTGCGGGAAATAGCTGGTGGTCTCTTGTACCGCGACTTCATCACCGTAGGCATCTTGCTGCGTCGCATGGCCACGCAACATGAACGTACCGGCCAGTGGGAGCAGTTGAACCTGCAAGACAACTGGATCTATGTGCAGGATGCAGGAGTCAAGGTTGGCCGCCTTCAATTGTTTCACAACTGGAGTCCGCATATGGTGGCCGATCCCAACAATGTATGGATCGGTATGGAATTCTTCTGCAATGAAACCGATGCCTTCTGGAAACTTCCCGACGACCAGATCAAAACCATTGCCATATCTGAGTTAGAAAAAATAGGATTAATCTCTGTGGAAGATGTGCTGGACAGCACCGTACTGCGCGTGGAAAAAACCTACCCGGCTTACTTTGGCGCTTATGAACGCTTTGAAGAGATTAAGGCCTATACCAATACTTTGCAAAACCTTTTCCTGGTAGGCCGTAATGGGATGCACAAGTATAATAACAGCGATCACAGCATGCTCACGGCCATGGTGGCGGTAGACAATATTGCGGCAGGCGTTACCAGCAAAGACAATCTATGGGCTATCAATACCGAGATGGAATACCACGAAGAAAAGAAAGAAGATGCCATAGCAACAGCACCTGAGAGTGAATTAGTCCGTCAACATCAACCTGCTTTGCGCAATGGGCTTGAACCAGCGTTTAGCTTCAAATCCTTTCTCTTCCACAACAAATGGAACCGCCGATTTCTGTGGTTTTCCGCCATCGCCCTGATCATTCAATTTGTGGCATTCAAATATTTTTATCCTTTTGCCAACTATATCCATGGGGATTCCTTTTTCTATATCCTGGCTGCTTCCCAAAATGCAGACCTCAATGTACACCTCATTGGC encodes:
- a CDS encoding NAD(P)/FAD-dependent oxidoreductase; its protein translation is MQKKAIIIGAGPAGLTAAYELLTRTDIIPVILEKSGDIGGISKTVNYKGNRMDIGGHRFFSKSDRVMKWWLSILPLEASADKSITLKYQNQEASFTPSATDVETGEDPDKVMLVRKRLSRIYFLRKFFTYPISLSIDTLRKLGLGRTLAILFSYLRAQLLPRKPEKNLEDFMVNRFGQVLYKMFFRDYTEKVWGVPCNEISAEWGAQRIKGVSISKAIAHAVKEITRKKNKSSGDLAQKDTETSLIEQFLYPKLGPGQLWEEVARQVEAMGGIIHMHQDVKDIHVTDNQVTAVVASNSQTGESLYLEGDYFFSTMPIKDLVAGMQGPVPNNVREIAGGLLYRDFITVGILLRRMATQHERTGQWEQLNLQDNWIYVQDAGVKVGRLQLFHNWSPHMVADPNNVWIGMEFFCNETDAFWKLPDDQIKTIAISELEKIGLISVEDVLDSTVLRVEKTYPAYFGAYERFEEIKAYTNTLQNLFLVGRNGMHKYNNSDHSMLTAMVAVDNIAAGVTSKDNLWAINTEMEYHEEKKEDAIATAPESELVRQHQPALRNGLEPAFSFKSFLFHNKWNRRFLWFSAIALIIQFVAFKYFYPFANYIHGDSFFYILAASQNADLNVHLIGYSRFLRLFSVFSSSDTALVAFQYLATQVAGLFFLFSLFYFHKISRTTQIILLCFMVINPLFLHMANLISTDCIFLALSLTWFGLLLWIIHRPSTRILFWHALILPLAFTIRYNALVYPAIAALALLLGKMSWGKRIIGIAAPIILCGLFIWYTGNKYKALAGTWQFSPFSGWQAANNAMYTYRWVDSADRKPVPKKFKVLDNMIREYFDSTRNFRKYPFEAIKASTAYMWTPTSPLYQYRKKVLGKQDSTATELQKWAIMGPFYKEYGSYIIRQYPLHFAQHFLWPNAIKYYAPPAEFLEVYNQGKDSVNLWAQSWFRYKSARIKSRFEDPNINILELYPILTGVMNVVLLCCFVCFHILHGFKKQSPLRKTILIVIAIWLLNATFTIIASPAAIRLQAFPVILETAFALVLLNWLWQTATETELAAKLQKTMEPVPTEIPVNV
- a CDS encoding alpha/beta hydrolase family protein, translating into MKKAITLLSALFFLQAVAAQQKPQIDTAMLYTWPYLLPYENNVVISKSGHYVAYIIYQVQPGLHSLTIQDLRGSWKKTMQVRKPAILFFDAQDKLLLWKDGDTVWQQELGKDRSRVLDSAEQLTDGTQEKRPWIDLLAGDSAIQRKIRTAAFKYLKGANVGEMIGFSEDGCRLFFQVRQPLALLKRDTGVVPVDIWSYRDEIIYPAQQKVIDSCRTYIAVMDVDSGQAYLLEKEWDEHLLFDSRCTYQLLLKGGTRNPDIASWWPHANPASAWLVSTKDGSRREVMVPATGIQFFYSPAGRWIYYWDRAAKHYYSLDPNTGISRNITSNIPVNVLDDVDELTEPVPAGIAGWLVGDTAVWLYDCYDIWQVDPAGARLPVNLTGGYGRSHGIKLRLVDENQLPFEEKEELLLSGFDVNTKYNGFFQMLPDVPGEPEVLIIGSYTYYQTTIMKQSFSIGMRPLQGGTGKHKRWIVWRESATEYPNLYVSKDLRSFTPLTQLAPQRAYNWLHTELVTWTMFNGATGSGVLYKPDNFDPKLQYPVLFNFYERYAQRCYQFPMPGLTTDNINIPWFVSRGYLVFTPDIRFSIPGTDSVLAVEDAAYNTVVSAAQWLATLPYIDGKRMGIQGHSFGGLEVYNLITRTGLFAAAATVGATSDLISSYLGLVTGGVQVAGAPEKQHKQDHPQARIGKTPWEAQQVYQQNSPVLNANNITTPLMIVHNKLDGSINYRQGVEMYMAMRRLGKPCWLLQYDRSGHTLSNRQDAIDYTLRLTQFFDHYLQYKPAPRWMTKTNLAGYKGVNDLYAQDEVGQCAPGCPICSHRKSLP